In one window of Zygosaccharomyces rouxii strain CBS732 chromosome E complete sequence DNA:
- the DCC1 gene encoding Dcc1p (similar to uniprot|P25559 Saccharomyces cerevisiae YCL016C DCC1 Subunit of a complex with Ctf8p and Ctf18p that shares some components with Replication Factor C required for sister chromatid cohesion): protein MSLNLHERLSTDGSFRLLHLTPELLEVLKDSNSKLQFKAAGNDEDDGDVVLCSRDKTWLLRQKNHSNTVMLMHEFTPEQETSLETTFGLPNPTSDFAGFARTTFEYETKKVSGIINLDSVPVHNGSLDFPPADGQDLPVKSMDDLLASSACSEKECLSQWNQLGGCTVKGYPCILSSDFLSKALHVTLMSAMAESLDFSRLKLDETFDAVNKDMDQDSNPYTREVIKTTLEKYGKRVKDDDDCWQLDQKKVAEWYGIRALRKYASQSSIPPAEFLIKWKSTFPPYAPFDIEIEMLRGWFFRPTGSNLQYLSKNTLPSDIKERFKMLFKLQSQWDMDDIAPFVEELNTKGLKIDVFIMKYARKRRVGKKFIISSR, encoded by the coding sequence ATGTCATTGAATTTGCACGAACGACTGTCCACGGACGGATCTTTCAGGTTGCTGCACCTCACCCCTGAATTACTGGAGGTGTTAAAAGATTCGAATTCAAAACTACAGTTTAAGGCTGCAGGCAACGATGAGGACGATGGTGATGTGGTGTTGTGTTCGAGAGACAAGACATGGCTGCTAAGGCAGAAGAACCATTCCAATACTGTAATGCTTATGCATGAATTTACACCTGAACAAGAAACGTCATTAGAAACTACATTTGGATTACCGAATCCTACTAGTGATTTTGCAGGGTTTGCAAGAACTACTTTTGAATACGAGACAAAGAAAGTTTCAGGTATAATAAATTTAGATTCAGTCCCCGTTCATAATGGCAGTTTGGATTTCCCACCTGCAGATGGTCAAGATTTACCCGTAAAGAGCATGGACGATCTTCTAGCGAGTTCAGCGTGTTCAGAGAAGGAATGTCTTTCACAATGGAATCAATTGGGAGGATGTACAGTCAAAGGATATCCTTGCATTCTTTCTTCAGATTTTTTAAGCAAGGCACTTCATGTAACACTAATGAGTGCAATGGCAGAATCATTAGACTTTTCCAGACTAAAGCTggatgaaacttttgatgCTGTTAATAAGGATATGGATCAGGATTCTAATCCATATACTAGGGAAGTAATTAAAACCACTTTAGAGAAATATGGGAAAAGAGTgaaggatgatgatgattgCTGGCAATTAGATCAGAAGAAAGTTGCAGAATGGTACGGAATTAGAGCGCTAAGGAAGTATGCATCTCAAAGTAGTATACCTCCGGCAGAATTTCTTATTAAATGGAAATCAACTTTCCCACCGTATGCACCCTTTGATATTGAGATTGAAATGCTTCGCGGTTGGTTCTTTAGACCAACTGGTTCCAATTTACAATATTTATCAAAAAACACTTTACCATCGGACATAAAGGAAAGGTTTAAGATGTTGTTTAAGTTACAATCACAATGGGATATGGATGATATCGCACCGTTcgttgaagaattaaataCAAAGGGCCTCAAGATTGATGTATTTATCATGAAATATGCTCGTAAGAGAAGAGTCGGTAAAAAATTCATAATATCTAGTAGATGA
- the BUD3 gene encoding Bud3p (weakly similar to uniprot|P25558 Saccharomyces cerevisiae YCL014W BUD3 Protein involved in bud-site selection and required for axial budding pattern localizes with septins to bud neck in mitosis and may constitute an axial landmark for next round of budding), with translation MYDDVSSSLDSVATDNGHADPPKKDIIQLFNNILRAQLGNNPSLQRLGTPAEWVDIIFKKSNVFYGCDELMWGAFIACIYRDPQDSQLSCILIDKVGVSHFSPIDVTGESQYYPAIENLVPAHKNSESRQCIAVTFLQRFAQLSDKDVRRVHPDTFKFDYDPTHAGDLASACIQMEGENKLVNIGRKLLSLGFFQDRLVSSTLLDVVYEYNEAVSEPNNKLVFYLGKQLEQLFNPLTEYSPEQTEHTYKAPSDETPTEEDDALVKAISRELLELQTNFTLNLVEFLQKFVIVLRIRVLNGEIEGLSTVKLNRLFPPTIDEVTRINCIFLDSLKSATPFGSLEVLKACSVTIPYFYKAYTRHEAATKNFNKDIKLFLKSFYNQIPLSDVFTEMKIDSLIKGPQEKLMKIKLIIDRLYASKKWDPKNEGEAKKCYDNVIEIIDSFGRLEGPLNSYNSRVFTPSGKILTELAKGWPAELQYKWLKRRVVGVFDMIDPKDPTNEKLLVIFSDYLMFLDVVEDRTNYGSAQFKKPSISDILMNSLVNEVPLPPKMPQLRVDGHCYIDEVFVTLFGNNCIRFDAFRDKNPFAVTLKVQRKPFSAYTVADLVTKAKILEKDTAFHLFKATHDDITVYSTAHEMEAYSNETIKSKFALFLNMNPTEKVIMQHKLHVAMFAKFVPGVLDTELVQLDILTSDGGFRSIRTAIEELIPSVLRQLSFEIPVCFSSIYSPLLPGILAANESIIKGLECFDSANAVTSRPVSKTRGEKEPRPMSSSVTKGPESHSRHRPAKSYATITTFRSNISDTKTAGNRQSEDRFDFEEMDQPQKAQVESHEPQEKKDRMKLFPQAPAPSLAARQESQPASKKAGRHQKRRSISNIFKSIFSKKKENDSSISTIKDKTKKKSNEGRPNESQKHYFTSNNKSRSDNGSQRKRSSVLQNNYPKPVNDARNSLNGRSPNESLAPVEPPNTRNKAVEEKRHQSIQLGQFDTDNTVGTNDKRFSTVSDFAGPARNTSTTNNRDSALYRKSQISEMMNEEIGQPERSDSRELKELPKEPPIDASKDGKENHGSPPQPSVNEVREHNQTMASQANNLSDSKLAGVQENIVAEDLEGKPSRESQVFNDDLFGDVIPDPKKGPSTINETGTMQSNKRNSAVQNNSQAVNGSSVPGPFDNKKVENFDAEIKPQENVQQNENEPEATHIEATQPTDNFQDNFSQKKSVNPRIQNLKASKIDFEKSSSFVELFQGMRLVLDESDAKYNWKSLPSEYSLRDTSPVNFVEEPTPQPQHQHAFKSIAFAGINIPPKPRAESAVRRPPQAKPESINSFSPGARQSKLVSGTNQNVAQESGKKVFNASQQNRESGINQNATQGQKAGFINQRIPRERSIPEIRYGGMNRQSRTGVNSNAFVSPGNPTLSADGTGNTLEEEQEENQRDVANKLFENTLRKDSDLAPPPKLSQQSSPERPARKKIPTFKVINNSPTRIIQRISPDRAASPYNIPSDISISSDLDEHTNKRLFELKFSSKDDINDSGSSPVESAAKPSMPDATTQDVGNASETSAPSVHNNDDSNTTPEDSLPEGKPLQGEDGGLLDDLDFSSFNVTFDTFNRDRDVSQRSITRGPSVIIKDQEPLSTTVENPRSEEPLIYRLPKSNENSTRKSYLNRPSNTRQVHNDDDPIWISPSKLDYYDINKFTGPAFKDAKEMIRTATNENMHKIIAENPTSMNELSYAYLASIIDDDDDQPLNSNDRPIRLTFKE, from the coding sequence ATGTATGATGATGTATCGTCCTCGCTAGACAGCGTTGCAACGGATAATGGACATGCAGatccaccaaagaaagataTCATCCAGTTGTTCAACAATATATTAAGAGCTCAGCTCGGTAATAATCCCAGTTTACAACGATTAGGTACCCCTGCGGAATGGGTAgatatcatttttaaaaaatcGAATGTGTTTTATGGATGCGATGAGTTGATGTGGGGAGCATTCATTGCTTGTATCTACCGTGATCCTCAAGATTCTCAGTTAAGTTGTATTCTGATTGATAAGGTAGGTGTGAGCCATTTCAGCCCCATTGATGTTACTGGGGAGTCACAGTATTATCCTGCTATTGAAAATCTAGTGCCGGCTCATAAGAATTCTGAAAGTCGTCAATGTATAGCTGTGACATTTTTACAAAGGTTTGCACAGTTATCAGATAAGGATGTGCGTCGTGTGCATCCAGATACATTCAAATTTGATTACGATCCCACACATGCTGGTGATTTGGCAAGCGCTTGTATTCAGATGGAAGGTGAGAATAAATTGGTCAATATTGGTAGAAAGTTACTTTCATTGGGATTTTTCCAGGATAGATTAGTTAGTTCGACACTATTGGATGTGGTTTACGAGTACAATGAAGCTGTTTCAGAACCTAATAACAAGTTGGTTTTTTATTTGGGAAaacaattggaacaacTTTTCAATCCATTGACAGAATACTCACCAGAACAGACAGAACATACTTATAAAGCACCTAGTGATGAAACGCCgacagaagaagatgatgcaTTGGTAAAAGCAATCTCAAGGGAACTATTGGAATTACAAACCAATTTTACCTTGAATCTAGTCGAATTTCTACAAAAATTTGTTATAGTGCTTAGGATACGAGTGCTTAACGGTGAAATAGAAGGATTGTCAACAGTGAAATTGAATCGACTTTTTCCACCTACCATAGATGAAGTTACAAGGATAAACTGTATCTTTTTGGATTCACTCAAATCGGCAACACCATTTGGTTCCCTTGAGGTTTTAAAAGCATGCAGTGTTACAATTCCATATTTCTACAAGGCCTATACAAGACATGAAGCGGCtaccaaaaatttcaataagGACATCAAGCTTTTCCTAAAAAGTTTTTACAATCAGATACCACTTTCTGATGTTTTTACCGAAATGAAGATagattctttgatcaaGGGACcccaagagaaattgatgaaaataaaattaattaTAGACAGACTATACGCATCTAAAAAGTGGGATCCGAAAAATGAGGGAGAAGCAAAGAAGTGCTACGATAATGTCATTGAGATAATTGATTCTTTTGGTAGACTAGAGGGACCTTTAAATTCCTATAATTCGAGAGTTTTTACACCATCAGGTAAGATTCTCACAGAGTTAGCTAAGGGTTGGCCAGCTGAACTACAATACAAATGGCTAAAGAGAAGGGTGGTTGGTGTATTTGACATGATCGATCCCAAGGATCCAACCAATGAGAAGTTACTAGTCATTTTTAGTGACTATTTGATGTTTTTGGATGTTGTGGAAGACCGCACGAACTATGGATCGGCACAATTCAAGAAACCTTCCATCTCAGATATTTTAATGAATTCGCTAGTTAATGAAGTACCCCTCCCCCCTAAGATGCCTCAGCTAAGGGTAGATGGTCACTGTTACATTGATGAAGTCTTTGTAACATTATTTGGTAATAACTGCATCAGATTCGACGCATTTAGGGATAAAAATCCTTTTGCAGTAACATTGAAGGTACAACGTAAACCCTTTTCTGCTTACACAGTTGCTGACTTGGTCACAAAGgctaaaattttggaaaaggatACCGCTTTTCATCTGTTTAAAGCTACTCATGATGATATAACGGTATATTCTACAGCACATGAAATGGAGGCATACAGTAATGAGACtatcaaatcaaaatttgctCTGTTTTTAAACATGAATCCCACCGAAAAAGTCATTATGCAACATAAATTGCATGTTGCAATGTTTGCTAAATTTGTGCCTGGTGTTCTTGATACTGAACTGGTTCAACTAGATATTTTAACCAGTGATGGTGGTTTTCGCTCTATAAGAACTGCAATAGAGGAATTGATACCTTCTGTACTTCGTCAGCTTTCATTCGAAATTCCTGTATGCTTTTCTTCGATATATTCGCCCTTGCTTCCTGGAATATTAGCGGCTAATGAAAGCATTATCAAAGGACTCGAGTGCTTCGATTCGGCGAATGCTGTAACTTCTAGACCAGTAAGTAAGACTCGTGGTGAGAAAGAGCCCAGACCAATGTCATCCTCGGTCACAAAAGGTCCTGAATCCCATTCTCGACACCGTCCAGCCAAGTCTTATGCTACGATAACTACATTCAGAAGTAATATTAGTGATACAAAGACTGCTGGTAATCGTCAGTCAGAAGATagatttgattttgaagaaatggaTCAACCCCAAAAAGCTCAAGTAGAATCCCACGAACCTCAGGAGAAAAAAGACAGAATGAAACTCTTTCCTCAAGCGCCAGCACCATCACTAGCAGCACGTCAAGAATCCCAGCCCGCTTCAAAGAAAGCTGGCAGACACcagaaaagaagaagcattagtaacatcttcaaaagcATTTTCagtaagaagaaggaaaatgaCAGCAGCATCAGTACTATCAAGGATAAaaccaagaaaaaatcaaatgaAGGAAGACCAAATGAATCCCAGAAGCATTACTTCACTTCAAATAATAAATCTAGATCTGATAACGGTAGCCAACGCAAACGTTCCTCGGTCTTACAAAATAATTACCCTAAACCGGTCAATGATGCGAGGAATTCATTAAATGGAAGGTCGCCAAATGAATCCTTGGCACCAGTCGAACCACCCAATACGAGAAATAAAGCTGTAGAGGAGAAAAGACACCAATCTATTCAATTGGGACAATTTGATACAGATAATACTGTTGGAACTAATGATAAGAGGTTTTCCACTGTTTCAGACTTCGCCGGACCTGCTAGAAACACATCTACGACGAATAACAGAGACTCTGCCCTTTACAGAAAGTCTCAAATTTCCGAGATGATGAACGAGGAAATTGGACAACCAGAGAGATCTGATTCTCGTGAATTAAAGGAACTGCCGAAGGAACCTCCCATTGATGCATCTAAGgatggaaaagaaaatcatgGATCACCTCCTCAACCAAGTGTAAACGAAGTTCGTGAGCATAATCAAACAATGGCATCTCAAGCTAATAACTTGAGTGACTCCAAGTTGGCAGGAGTGCAAGAGAATATTGTCGCAGAAGATTTAGAGGGGAAACCTTCTCGCGAAAGTCAAGTGTTCAACGATGACCTGTTTGGTGATGTTATTCCAGACCCTAAAAAAGGTCCTTCAACTATCAATGAAACTGGTACCATGCAATCAAACAAAAGGAACTCCGCTGTTCAAAACAATTCACAAGCTGTTAATGGTTCAAGTGTTCCCGGCCCATTTGATAATAAAAAGGTTGAAAACTTTGATGCAGAAATAAAACCTCAAGAAAATGTGCAACAAAATGAGAATGAGCCAGAAGCCACTCATATTGAAGCTACCCAGCCCACCGATAACTTTCAAGATAACTTTTCACAAAAGAAGTCAGTGAATCCAAGAATTCAAAACTTGAAAGCATCGAAAATCGACTTTGAGAAATCTTCCTCGTTTGTGGAGCTCTTTCAAGGGATGAGGTTGGTTCTCGATGAATCTGACGCTAAATACAATTGGAAGAGTTTGCCCAGTGAGTATTCTCTTCGCGATACTTCGCCAGTGAATTTTGTCGAAGAACCAACTCCACAGCCTCAACATCAGCATGCTTTCAAGTCTATTGCTTTTGCTGGTATTAATATTCCACCGAAGCCCCGCGCTGAATCGGCGGTACGTCGTCCACCTCAGGCGAAACCTGAATCAATTAATTCCTTCAGTCCAGGTGCTAGGCAATCCAAACTAGTTAGTGGCACAAACCAAAACGTTGCTCAAGAAAGTGGAAAGAAGGTTTTTAATGCCAGCCAGCAGAATAGGGAGAGTGGAATTAATCAAAATGCTACACAAGGCCAAAAAGCAGGTTTTATCAATCAAAGAATTCCTCGTGAACGTTCGATACCAGAAATCAGATATGGAGGTATGAACCGCCAGTCGAGGACAGGTGTCAACAGCAATGCCTTCGTATCCCCAGGAAATCCTACTCTATCGGCTGATGGTACTGGTAATACCTTGgaagaggaacaagaagaaaatcAAAGAGATGTTGCTAATAAATTATTCGAGAACACATTACGGAAGGACTCTGATTTAGCACCACCACCCAAACTTTCTCAACAATCGAGTCCGGAAAGACCTGCAAGGAAGAAAATACCGACTTTTAAAGTGATAAATAATTCACCTACTAGAATCatccaaagaatttctCCAGATCGTGCTGCTTCCCCGTACAATATTCCATCTGACAtctcaatttcttctgatCTAGACGAACATACAAACAAGCGGTTgtttgaattaaaattttcatcGAAAGATGACATCAACGACAGCGGCAGTTCACCGGTGGAAAGCGCCGCTAAACCATCTATGCCAGATGCCACCACACAGGATGTGGGAAATGCATCTGAAACCTCTGCACCTTCTGTGCATAACAATGATGATTCCAATACAACCCCTGAGGATTCTTTGCCAGAAGGTAAACCATTACAAGGAGAAGATGGCGGTTTATTGGACGATCTTGATTTCAGTTCCTTTAATGTTACCTTTGACACTTTTAATAGGGATCGAGATGTATCACAGAGGAGTATCACTCGTGGTCCTTCTGTGATAATAAAAGACCAAGAACCGTTATCAACTACAGTGGAAAATCCTAGGTCGGAGGAACCTCTCATTTATCGTTTACCAAaaagtaatgaaaatagTACAAGGAAATCCTACTTGAACAGACCTTCTAATACCAGGCAAGTTCATAACGATGATGACCCCATTTGGATTTCTCCTAGTAAACTGGATTACTATGATATTAAC